The following nucleotide sequence is from Triticum dicoccoides isolate Atlit2015 ecotype Zavitan chromosome 7B, WEW_v2.0, whole genome shotgun sequence.
TTGAGCCCATCGGCCGAAATGCTCCGCGCCACCCTGCGAGGCTGGCTTGCCCTGATCTGAGGAGGTGCCACAAGGTGGAAGGACACCAGCACCGCCGTCAGGTTGTCGGTGGCGCCCCGCCGTATCGCCTCCTCAACAATCTCCCTGCAGCAGAGCTTCACGTCGTTGTGCTCCTGGAGGCGCCGCCGGGCGAAGTCCACGGCGTTCTGGTTCGAGAAGACGTCCCAGAGCCCGTCGCTGCCGATCACCAGGAACTCGTCGTCCTTGGTCAGCGTGGTCAGCTTGATCTCCGGCTCGGCGCTCAGGGGGCCTCCCCCGGGCCTGCTGGCCTCTTTCATTCCCTCGAGGTGCCAGTCGCCGAGGGCTCTGGTGACTCCTAGCAGACCGTTCAGGTAGCCGTCGTCCACGTAGCCGCCGAGCGACTCGACCCGCAGCTTTTCGCTGAGGCTGCAGGGCCTGTGGTCCATCGACATCTCCATTGCGATGCCACACCGGGAAAGTACAGCTCTGCAGTCACCAGCGTTCGCGACCAGAAGGGACCTGCAGCAGACATAATAATGATCAGCATTGGTTATTATTAGGAAAGTCAACCAGTGCAGTGAAATTTAAAGATATGGAAACCCAGCAAAAGCTCATATAACATAAAAAAAAGGAAGATCTTAATGTTGGACAAATGTTTGCAATATTATGCCTTTAGAACTATCTCCAGGGATAACTAAAGATGCATATATATAAATCATATGCTTGGGATGAACATTCAAAGTATGCAGAATCTCTCTAGTTTATCATAGTTGCAGTTTACAGAACACTCAAG
It contains:
- the LOC119337325 gene encoding probable protein phosphatase 2C 54 isoform X2 → MWMESVCENTTTADFKQSNFGNFLPNVRSGGWSDIGSRQYMEDTHVCIADLAKNFGYPTVDKEVVSFYGVFDGHGGKDAAHFVRDNLPRVIVEDADFPLELEKVVSRSFVQIDSQFADKCSHQRTLSSGTTALTAMIFGRSLLVANAGDCRAVLSRCGIAMEMSMDHRPCSLSEKLRVESLGGYVDDGYLNGLLGVTRALGDWHLEGMKEASRPGGGPLSAEPEIKLTTLTKDDEFLVIGSDGLWDVFSNQNAVDFARRRLQEHNDVKLCCREIVEEAIRRGATDNLTAVLVSFHLVAPPQIRASQPRRVARSISADGLNSLRILLGSQ
- the LOC119337325 gene encoding probable protein phosphatase 2C 54 isoform X1, with product MCVDDADRPDSADAGAQKPAELTSPHMESVCENTTTADFKQSNFGNFLPNVRSGGWSDIGSRQYMEDTHVCIADLAKNFGYPTVDKEVVSFYGVFDGHGGKDAAHFVRDNLPRVIVEDADFPLELEKVVSRSFVQIDSQFADKCSHQRTLSSGTTALTAMIFGRSLLVANAGDCRAVLSRCGIAMEMSMDHRPCSLSEKLRVESLGGYVDDGYLNGLLGVTRALGDWHLEGMKEASRPGGGPLSAEPEIKLTTLTKDDEFLVIGSDGLWDVFSNQNAVDFARRRLQEHNDVKLCCREIVEEAIRRGATDNLTAVLVSFHLVAPPQIRASQPRRVARSISADGLNSLRILLGSQ